Proteins from a single region of Oceaniferula flava:
- a CDS encoding transposase, with protein sequence MRQPRFISPMAETDSSLYHCISRVVDRQFILGRVEKDMFVQIMRQYETFCGVRVLSYCIMSNHFHLLVEVPPKKKGEAIVMDDTEFLRCIKPLYSKAYYIGIEQMLERFRADGADNAAEELKAKYTCRMHDLSEFMKGLKQKFTQWYNGAKARCGTLWEGRFKSVLVEDGYAARIMCAYIDLNPVRAGMVAKPEDYKWCSYAEAMQPKGNQKARGGICRVLVGADAFDQQADELRTERLKQLDEGAWDEGFGERYRTLLFADGEEAFAEEIHSGEMPERRKSRRVRKGFQRKEVEKVLGRGGKLTVGEMIRCRVRYFSDGMAFGSKTFVENVFREVRNRFGAKRQSGARAMRGVGWQSKKLRLYSMRELRKDLLGSDN encoded by the coding sequence ATGCGTCAGCCACGTTTCATTTCCCCCATGGCGGAGACTGATTCCAGCCTCTACCACTGCATTTCGCGTGTAGTTGACAGACAGTTTATTCTCGGTCGGGTCGAGAAGGATATGTTTGTGCAAATAATGCGTCAATATGAGACGTTTTGCGGCGTCCGGGTGCTTTCCTACTGCATTATGAGCAACCATTTCCACCTGCTTGTGGAAGTTCCACCGAAGAAAAAAGGTGAGGCTATTGTGATGGATGACACGGAGTTCCTGCGGTGCATCAAGCCGCTGTATTCCAAGGCATATTACATCGGGATCGAACAGATGCTGGAGCGCTTCAGGGCCGATGGCGCGGACAATGCGGCCGAAGAGCTGAAGGCGAAATACACCTGCCGCATGCATGACCTCTCCGAATTCATGAAAGGGCTGAAACAGAAATTCACTCAGTGGTATAACGGAGCCAAGGCACGTTGTGGAACCCTCTGGGAAGGCCGTTTCAAGAGTGTGCTGGTGGAGGACGGATATGCCGCCAGAATCATGTGTGCCTATATCGATCTTAACCCTGTTAGGGCGGGCATGGTAGCGAAACCGGAGGACTACAAATGGTGCTCCTACGCTGAGGCAATGCAGCCTAAGGGAAATCAAAAAGCGCGCGGGGGGATCTGCCGAGTTTTAGTCGGAGCAGACGCGTTTGATCAGCAGGCTGACGAGCTCAGGACTGAAAGATTGAAGCAATTAGATGAGGGAGCTTGGGATGAGGGCTTTGGTGAGCGGTATCGGACTCTATTATTTGCAGATGGTGAGGAGGCTTTTGCAGAGGAAATTCACTCTGGGGAAATGCCAGAGAGGAGAAAGTCTCGGCGTGTTAGAAAAGGGTTTCAGCGTAAAGAGGTGGAGAAGGTGTTAGGCCGTGGTGGGAAGCTTACCGTGGGGGAGATGATACGTTGTCGTGTTCGCTATTTCAGCGACGGCATGGCTTTCGGTAGCAAGACCTTTGTGGAAAATGTTTTCCGAGAAGTAAGAAACCGTTTCGGAGCAAAGCGTCAAAGTGGAGCCAGAGCGATGCGAGGCGTCGGCTGGCAGTCTAAGAAGCTCCGGCTTTATTCCATGCGGGAGTTGCGGAAAGATCTGCTTGGTTCGGATAATTGA
- a CDS encoding ABC transporter permease, with the protein MLPFSYALRNLFRDPSRLAQTVGGSALVVLLLVAAVALNQGMDTVLSASGSPKNVILLGKGSEESIERSEVHLDAESSAATSVRGLEEHLGVSAVSGEIVYQAPIRTESNQKEQALLRGVLEKALLVHTSVQLLEGHFPGPGEVMVGRLAHRKLGVDESELVPGKTLYFENESLKISGIFAAPGTVLESEIWFDRNDLASLTQRDTLSSITIRLGDAEFDDVQVFTLQRNDLELAAIQEDLYYSKLGVFYKPIKMMTWVTAALVSAGAIFGGLNTLYAAFASRIREMATLQSIGYTRGALLVSLVQESLLATLTGTLVAFLAAYFLLDGTTVPFSIGTFTLTLSPLVIVTGLITGVLLGTIGTLPPAIRCLSPSLPKALRSS; encoded by the coding sequence ATGCTACCATTCAGTTACGCCCTTAGAAACCTCTTCCGCGATCCATCACGGCTGGCGCAAACCGTCGGGGGCTCGGCCCTCGTTGTGCTGCTGTTAGTCGCCGCCGTCGCCCTGAACCAAGGAATGGACACCGTGCTATCCGCATCCGGGTCGCCTAAAAATGTTATCTTGTTAGGCAAAGGCTCCGAGGAGTCCATCGAGCGATCGGAAGTGCATCTCGATGCCGAGTCCAGCGCCGCCACCAGTGTCCGAGGTCTCGAAGAACATCTCGGTGTCAGCGCCGTCTCAGGTGAAATTGTCTATCAGGCACCGATCCGCACAGAATCGAATCAGAAAGAACAAGCACTGCTCCGTGGTGTCTTGGAAAAGGCACTGCTGGTGCACACCTCGGTGCAGCTGCTCGAAGGACACTTCCCTGGCCCAGGCGAAGTGATGGTCGGCCGACTCGCCCATCGCAAACTCGGTGTCGATGAATCCGAACTTGTGCCCGGTAAAACGCTCTATTTTGAAAACGAGAGCCTGAAAATTTCCGGCATCTTCGCCGCACCCGGAACGGTGTTAGAATCAGAGATCTGGTTTGACCGTAACGACCTCGCATCGCTGACTCAGCGCGATACCCTATCGTCGATCACCATCCGTCTGGGTGATGCCGAGTTCGATGACGTGCAGGTTTTCACCCTTCAGCGCAACGATCTGGAGCTCGCTGCCATTCAAGAAGACCTCTACTACAGTAAGCTCGGTGTCTTTTATAAACCGATCAAAATGATGACCTGGGTTACGGCTGCCCTTGTCTCGGCCGGTGCCATTTTCGGTGGGCTGAACACGCTCTACGCCGCCTTCGCCTCGCGCATCCGAGAGATGGCCACACTGCAGTCGATTGGCTACACCCGTGGTGCTCTATTAGTCTCACTGGTGCAGGAATCACTGCTCGCCACCTTGACCGGAACCTTGGTCGCCTTCCTCGCCGCCTACTTCCTACTCGATGGCACAACGGTCCCCTTTTCCATCGGAACCTTTACCCTCACGCTCAGCCCGCTGGTCATTGTGACCGGACTCATCACCGGAGTCTTGCTGGGCACCATCGGAACTCTCCCCCCGGCGATCCGCTGCCTTTCGCCGTCACTTCCCAAGGCACTCAGATCATCCTAA
- a CDS encoding ABC transporter permease, translating into MKLLILALKNLTRHRLRSLLTILGVAAGMFLYAAVQTMQHSLSEATEANANDTTLVVYRENRFCPTTSRLPEHYLPTIQRIEGVREVIPIQIAVNNCGASLDVITFRGVPPETLKQYNPGINVLEGSYEDFTKRSDAALVGVNFAQRRGLKPGDKFEAVGVNVYVAGIISSDSPQDNNVAYVHLPFLQQASRIGLGIVTQFNVRVDSADQLDSVAAKIDETFRADQQPTNTRPEKAFFAETAKQMIELIGFTRWLGLGAVLAVLGLVANAVLLIVRGRVKETAILQTLGFSRKAIAAMVMIEGILLGLIGGVVGIFGSLIFFHFRAITIGNEGLTLALSPDPQVVLSGMTVALLLGLLASVYPAWKATARPLVNSLSS; encoded by the coding sequence ATGAAATTACTCATCTTAGCTCTCAAGAATCTAACACGGCACCGGCTACGATCGCTGCTGACCATTCTTGGCGTCGCAGCAGGCATGTTCCTCTATGCCGCCGTGCAGACGATGCAGCACTCGCTGTCCGAAGCCACCGAGGCCAATGCCAATGATACCACGCTGGTGGTCTATCGCGAAAACCGCTTCTGCCCCACCACCTCCCGACTGCCGGAACATTACCTGCCCACGATCCAGCGTATCGAAGGAGTCCGCGAGGTCATCCCCATCCAGATCGCGGTGAACAACTGTGGAGCATCGCTCGATGTCATCACCTTCCGTGGTGTGCCACCCGAAACGTTGAAACAATATAACCCCGGTATCAATGTGCTGGAAGGTTCCTACGAAGACTTCACCAAACGCAGCGATGCTGCTCTGGTGGGGGTGAACTTTGCCCAAAGACGTGGACTGAAACCCGGCGATAAATTCGAAGCCGTCGGGGTGAATGTTTACGTTGCCGGCATCATCAGCTCTGATTCACCGCAGGACAACAATGTGGCCTACGTGCATCTGCCTTTCTTGCAACAAGCCTCACGCATTGGCTTGGGTATCGTTACCCAGTTCAATGTCCGTGTCGACTCTGCCGATCAGCTGGATTCGGTTGCGGCGAAAATTGACGAGACGTTCAGAGCCGATCAGCAACCGACCAATACCCGACCCGAGAAGGCCTTCTTTGCGGAAACCGCCAAACAGATGATCGAGCTCATCGGCTTCACCCGCTGGCTTGGTCTCGGTGCGGTGCTCGCGGTGTTAGGTCTGGTGGCCAATGCCGTGCTGCTGATTGTGCGAGGTCGTGTTAAAGAAACTGCGATCTTGCAGACTCTCGGATTTTCCAGAAAAGCCATCGCCGCCATGGTGATGATCGAGGGAATCTTGTTAGGCCTCATCGGAGGTGTTGTCGGCATTTTTGGATCTCTGATCTTCTTCCACTTCCGTGCCATCACAATCGGTAACGAAGGACTGACTCTCGCTCTCTCGCCAGATCCGCAAGTTGTCCTCAGCGGCATGACCGTTGCGCTCCTTCTCGGTTTGTTAGCTTCTGTCTATCCGGCATGGAAAGCAACCGCCCGCCCTCTGGTGAATTCACTCTCCTCATAA